In one window of Anser cygnoides isolate HZ-2024a breed goose chromosome 3, Taihu_goose_T2T_genome, whole genome shotgun sequence DNA:
- the LOC136790249 gene encoding proline-rich protein 2-like, whose protein sequence is MAPGPSCSHSSRQLRTEGAGPRAANGRQRPPTAANGRQRPPTAANGRQRPPTAANGRQRPPTAANGRQRPPTAANGRQRPPTAANGRQRPPVRPCGRPQRAPAARERRRPRPAPLPPLSAAGPPRGRVPASPRGLRQPPPAGAGLCPSRGRLGRGCPFGAAAGRAAVRPRRVPSPGAALSPRWRPPAGQNTRGSCAWRQEPGASPLCAALGGCSAARDAARGGRAASLVAAHRAAFLAGMAAPPAERSCDSGAARTPLLPARH, encoded by the exons ATGGCA CCAGGACCCTCCTGCTCCCACTCCAGCCGCCAGCTGAGGACTGAGGGAGCCGGACCCCGCGCCGCCAACGGCCGCCAACGGCCGCCAACGGCCGCCAACGGCCGCCAACGGCCGCCAACGGCCGCCAACGGCCGCCAACGGCCGCCAACGGCCGCCAACGGCCGCCAACGGCCGCCAACGGCCGCCAACGGCCGCCAACGGCCGCCAACGGCCGCCAACGGCCGCCAACGGCCGCCAACGGCCGCCAACGGCCGCCAACGGCCGCCCGTCCGTCCTTGCGGCCGCCCGCAGAGGGCGCCCGCCGCCCGCGaacgccgccggccccgcccggccccgctgccgcccctcagcgctgcggggccgccccgcggccGTGTCCCCGCATCTCCCCGCGGTCTCCGTCAGCCGCCGCCGGCCGGTGCCGGGCTCTGTCCCTCCCGAGGCCGTCTCGGCAGGGGCTGCCCCTTCGGTGCGGCGGCCGGCAGGGCAGCTGTGCGCCCGCGCCGCGTTCCTTCCCCCGGTGCCGCCTTGTCGCCCCGATGGCGGCCGCCCGCGGGACAAAACACGCGTGGCAGCTGTGCGTGGCGGCAGGAGCCGGGGGCGTCGCCTTTGTGCGCCGCCTTGGGCGGCTGTTCGGCGGCACGGGACGCAGCCCGAGGTGGCCGGGCTGCATCGCTTGTGGCAGCTCACAGGGCAGCTTTCTTAGCAGGAATGGCCGCTCCGCCGGCTGAGCGAAGTTGTGACAGCGGAGCAGCTCGCACACCTCTCCTGCCGGCACGACACTGA